One region of Halomonas huangheensis genomic DNA includes:
- a CDS encoding class I SAM-dependent methyltransferase has translation MSAETPVCQLLERQDADYRGWWWIAPPRDHWLETGEGCLVSADLSVRQAWLDRGRAAWSPFDSISAEAPGVVLFWPKAHALGEWWLLWLCAQLPEGTPLHLVGEHQGGIKRVLKVLAALGLGCRKLDSARRCSLFETRTARLPLDPDAVWTQFEAEGLNLASHPGVFGHGKLDEGTRLLLEQLPEVLPQGEVLDLGCGDGIIGAWMAREGRTVTATDVNAFAVEATRRSLAANQLEAEALESDVYSALEDRRFAAIVSNPPFHQERSIDYGPAARLIEQAAQHLLPGGRLLIVANAFLPYAEPLERSFGSFRVLADNGRFKVYLAER, from the coding sequence ATGAGTGCCGAAACGCCCGTCTGTCAGCTGCTCGAACGCCAGGATGCCGATTACCGTGGCTGGTGGTGGATTGCGCCCCCGCGTGATCACTGGCTGGAAACCGGTGAGGGCTGTCTGGTCAGTGCGGATCTGTCAGTCCGTCAGGCATGGCTGGATCGCGGGCGAGCGGCCTGGTCGCCGTTCGATAGCATCAGCGCTGAAGCGCCGGGTGTTGTGCTGTTCTGGCCAAAGGCGCATGCGCTCGGTGAGTGGTGGCTGTTGTGGCTGTGCGCTCAACTCCCGGAGGGTACGCCACTGCACTTGGTCGGCGAGCATCAGGGGGGTATCAAGCGGGTACTCAAGGTACTGGCGGCGTTGGGATTGGGGTGTCGAAAGCTGGATAGCGCGCGGCGCTGCTCGCTGTTCGAGACACGCACTGCCAGGTTGCCGTTGGACCCGGATGCGGTGTGGACGCAGTTCGAGGCCGAGGGGCTGAATCTGGCCAGCCACCCTGGCGTATTCGGGCATGGCAAGTTGGACGAGGGCACGCGCCTGCTGCTTGAGCAGTTGCCTGAGGTGCTGCCTCAGGGTGAGGTGCTGGATCTGGGCTGTGGAGACGGCATCATCGGTGCGTGGATGGCCCGCGAGGGGCGTACGGTGACCGCCACTGACGTCAATGCCTTTGCGGTGGAGGCCACTCGGCGCAGCCTTGCGGCCAACCAACTCGAGGCCGAGGCGCTGGAGAGTGATGTGTATTCGGCTCTCGAGGATCGCCGTTTCGCGGCCATCGTCAGCAATCCGCCTTTCCATCAGGAGCGTTCCATCGACTATGGCCCGGCGGCCAGGTTGATCGAACAGGCCGCGCAGCACTTGTTGCCTGGCGGGCGCTTGCTGATCGTCGCCAACGCTTTCCTGCCTTACGCTGAACCGTTGGAGCGCAGCTTTGGCAGCTTCCGGGTGCTGGCCGATAATGGCCGCTTCAAGGTTTACCTGGCGGAACGCTGA
- the greB gene encoding transcription elongation factor GreB, with product MKGRNMTRWRDPAKDPRQEPKSNLITLEGAERLRGILDHLSRVKRPALSAKVGEAAALGDRSENADYTYNKKELNRVIARIRYLTKRLDELQVIDRLPADTERVFFGAFVTLEDEEGEEMRIRIVGHDETDTQKRWISVDAPLAKALLGKSLDDEISVAAPGGEQTWLITDIEYRMPGDKQ from the coding sequence ATGAAAGGCCGTAACATGACGCGCTGGCGGGACCCCGCCAAGGATCCTCGTCAGGAACCCAAGAGCAACCTGATTACCCTCGAGGGCGCCGAACGCCTGCGCGGGATTCTTGATCACCTATCGCGGGTCAAACGCCCTGCGCTCTCGGCCAAGGTCGGAGAAGCCGCGGCACTGGGAGATCGCAGCGAGAATGCTGACTACACCTACAACAAGAAGGAACTGAATCGCGTCATCGCGCGTATTCGCTACCTGACCAAACGCCTCGATGAGCTGCAGGTCATCGATCGCCTGCCGGCAGATACCGAGCGAGTGTTCTTCGGTGCCTTTGTGACGCTGGAAGACGAGGAAGGTGAGGAAATGCGCATCCGCATCGTCGGCCATGACGAGACGGATACCCAGAAACGCTGGATCAGCGTCGATGCTCCGCTGGCCAAGGCACTGCTCGGCAAGTCACTCGACGACGAAATCAGCGTTGCGGCACCGGGCGGCGAGCAGACGTGGCTGATCACCGATATCGAGTACCGCATGCCGGGCGACAAACAGTAG
- a CDS encoding NUDIX domain-containing protein has product MTDSAGIDTPFTADDVEIVAREYLYEGFFRLDKVIMRHRRFEGGWSGEVVREVHHRHDAVGVMLYDPERDAVVLVEQIRAGALDDPSTPWKLECVAGLVEQGESAEEVARREALEESGCEVSDLIFLHTYYPSPGACDEKVTLFCGLIDSQGLGGLHGLDEEQEDIRVHVVSFQRAWELLTEGRLDNAMCLIGFHWLAAERASLRARR; this is encoded by the coding sequence ATGACCGATTCAGCCGGTATCGATACCCCCTTCACCGCCGATGATGTCGAGATTGTCGCGCGGGAGTATCTATACGAAGGCTTCTTTCGCCTCGATAAGGTGATCATGCGCCACCGTCGCTTCGAGGGCGGCTGGAGTGGCGAGGTGGTGCGCGAGGTGCATCATCGTCATGATGCGGTCGGCGTGATGCTTTATGATCCCGAACGTGATGCGGTGGTGCTGGTTGAGCAGATTCGTGCCGGCGCGCTGGATGATCCGTCCACTCCCTGGAAACTGGAGTGTGTTGCGGGGTTGGTCGAGCAAGGGGAGTCCGCCGAGGAAGTGGCGCGGCGCGAGGCTCTGGAGGAGTCAGGTTGTGAGGTCAGCGATCTCATTTTTCTGCATACGTACTATCCTAGTCCCGGAGCCTGCGATGAAAAGGTTACGCTGTTCTGCGGCCTGATCGACAGCCAGGGCCTTGGTGGCCTGCACGGGTTGGATGAGGAGCAGGAAGATATCCGGGTGCATGTAGTGTCTTTTCAGCGCGCCTGGGAACTCCTGACGGAAGGGCGACTCGATAATGCCATGTGTCTGATCGGCTTCCACTGGCTGGCCGCCGAGCGGGCATCGTTGAGAGCAAGGAGGTAA
- a CDS encoding DUF1249 domain-containing protein, which produces MTNRNAYVTDLKALQGECTANYVRLTRLVGELEEGETREVELIRSGRRLGALCLHIEELAPYTSIIRVSQRGILDGIIDSPRMRVHLYHDVRMAEVTDFQRKRHFDGRYRYPNAHMHQPDEKLQLNRFLGEWLDHGLAHGHTLDLPQMP; this is translated from the coding sequence GTGACGAACCGCAACGCTTATGTTACCGACCTCAAGGCATTGCAGGGCGAGTGCACGGCCAACTATGTGCGCTTGACGCGCCTGGTCGGTGAGCTTGAGGAAGGCGAAACACGAGAAGTCGAACTGATCCGCTCGGGTCGTCGACTCGGTGCACTGTGTCTGCACATCGAGGAGTTGGCTCCCTACACCAGCATCATTCGGGTCAGCCAACGCGGCATCCTCGATGGCATCATCGATAGCCCACGCATGCGCGTGCATCTCTATCATGATGTGCGCATGGCTGAGGTGACGGATTTCCAGCGCAAGAGACACTTCGACGGCCGCTATCGTTATCCCAATGCTCATATGCACCAGCCGGACGAGAAGCTTCAGCTCAACCGCTTCCTCGGTGAATGGCTGGATCACGGCCTGGCTCATGGCCATACGCTCGATCTTCCGCAGATGCCCTGA
- a CDS encoding metallophosphoesterase — protein sequence MRLIQLSDCHLYADPQARSRCGNPARQLAAVVAAADALRPDLVLVTGDISQDETQGAYHLAADALARLDCPWYWIPGNHDDPELMNAVQEVVTEVASRHWRILQLDTHIEGDVRGEVGEQQLARLQQQLAEDDRPTLIAMHHPPVEVGSTWMDAISLGDQQAFWAVLDNAPQVRMVICGHVHHAFQARVDTTQGHVEVYACPSTSDQFLAGSDEFAVDEASRPGLRVIDLQRDSWQTWVERVDV from the coding sequence ATGCGTCTGATCCAGCTCAGCGATTGTCACCTTTATGCTGATCCACAGGCCCGCTCGCGCTGTGGAAATCCCGCACGACAACTGGCGGCAGTCGTCGCGGCAGCGGATGCGCTGCGTCCCGATCTGGTACTGGTCACTGGTGATATCAGTCAGGATGAGACACAAGGCGCCTATCATCTCGCGGCAGATGCTCTCGCACGATTGGACTGTCCCTGGTACTGGATACCCGGCAACCACGACGATCCAGAACTGATGAACGCGGTGCAGGAAGTGGTAACGGAGGTAGCCTCCCGTCACTGGCGCATTCTGCAGCTGGATACGCATATCGAGGGCGATGTTCGAGGTGAGGTCGGCGAACAGCAACTGGCCAGGCTTCAGCAGCAACTGGCGGAGGACGACCGGCCGACGCTGATCGCCATGCATCACCCGCCGGTTGAGGTCGGTAGCACATGGATGGATGCGATTTCGCTGGGTGATCAGCAAGCCTTCTGGGCAGTCCTCGATAATGCCCCTCAGGTCAGGATGGTGATCTGTGGTCATGTGCATCACGCCTTTCAGGCGCGAGTCGACACCACACAGGGCCATGTTGAGGTCTATGCCTGCCCATCGACATCCGATCAGTTTCTCGCCGGCAGCGATGAGTTTGCCGTGGATGAAGCCTCACGCCCCGGCCTGCGAGTGATCGACCTGCAGCGCGACAGCTGGCAGACCTGGGTCGAAAGGGTGGATGTGTGA
- the cysD gene encoding sulfate adenylyltransferase subunit CysD produces MTSLHAPSRESAARDALTPKRLTHLKQLEAESIHIIREVAAEFSNPVMMYSIGKDSSVMLHLARKAFYPGPPPFPLLHVDTTWKFREMIEFRDRMARDVGMELIVHTNEEGRAAGINPFDHGSSGYTDVMKTQALKQALDKYGFDAAFGGARRDEEASRAKERVFSFRDKHHRWDPKNQRPELWNLYNARVNKGESIRAFPLSNWTELDIWQYIYLEEIPIVPLYFSAPRPVVERDGMQIMVDDERMPLEPGEVPEDKWVRFRTLGCYPLTGAVESKAQTLPEIIQEMLLTRTSERSGRAIDHDQAGSMEKKKREGYF; encoded by the coding sequence ATGACCAGTCTTCATGCACCATCCCGCGAGAGCGCTGCTCGTGATGCTCTCACGCCGAAGCGCTTGACTCACCTCAAGCAGCTTGAGGCGGAGTCGATCCATATCATTCGCGAAGTGGCCGCGGAGTTCTCCAACCCGGTGATGATGTACTCCATCGGCAAGGATTCCTCGGTAATGCTGCATCTGGCACGCAAGGCGTTCTATCCTGGTCCGCCGCCGTTCCCGCTGTTGCATGTGGACACTACCTGGAAGTTCAGGGAAATGATCGAGTTCCGTGACCGCATGGCCCGGGACGTGGGCATGGAGCTGATCGTCCATACCAATGAGGAAGGTCGCGCCGCCGGTATCAATCCCTTCGATCATGGCTCCAGCGGCTATACCGACGTGATGAAGACTCAGGCGCTCAAGCAGGCGCTGGACAAGTACGGCTTCGATGCCGCCTTCGGTGGCGCTCGTCGTGACGAGGAAGCCAGCCGTGCCAAGGAGCGTGTCTTCTCCTTCCGCGACAAGCATCACCGCTGGGATCCCAAGAACCAGCGTCCCGAGCTGTGGAACCTGTACAACGCCAGGGTCAACAAGGGCGAGTCGATTCGCGCCTTCCCGCTTTCCAACTGGACTGAGCTGGATATCTGGCAGTACATCTACCTCGAAGAAATTCCCATTGTACCGCTGTACTTCTCCGCCCCACGTCCGGTGGTCGAGCGTGATGGCATGCAGATCATGGTCGACGACGAGCGCATGCCCCTCGAGCCTGGTGAAGTGCCGGAAGACAAGTGGGTTCGCTTCCGTACCCTCGGCTGCTACCCGCTGACCGGCGCAGTGGAATCGAAGGCGCAGACACTGCCCGAGATCATCCAGGAAATGCTGCTGACCCGCACCAGCGAGCGCAGTGGGCGCGCCATCGACCACGACCAGGCCGGATCGATGGAGAAGAAGAAACGCGAAGGGTATTTCTAG
- the cysN gene encoding sulfate adenylyltransferase subunit CysN, protein MSHQSELIAENIEQYLHEHENKDLLRFITCGSVDDGKSTLIGRLLHDSKMIFDDQLAAITKASKTQGTTGEEVDLALLVDGLQSEREQGITIDVAYRFFSTDKRKFIIADTPGHEQYTRNMATGASTASLAVILIDARYGVQTQTRRHSFIADLLGIQHLVIAINKMDLVDYSEARFNEIVAEYQAFAGQLAARDIRFVPLSALKGDNVVNRGDNLGWYEGPALLEQLETVEISHDQNLSDLRLPVQYVNRPNLDFRGYAGTLEAGILRPGQAVKILPSNKTSRVERIVTYDGDMESAYPGQAITVTLEDEIDISRGDWLVAANAQVALSNAFDADIVWMHEAPLQPGRQYDIRMAGRSVSGNVEAILHQVDVNTLERHDAEALELNAIARCRVALTAEVPVDEYSRIPGTGSFIIIDRLTNVTVGAGMIRNAANSDDQTTESIDWEGFEVELNALVRKYFPHWEARDVRELLKR, encoded by the coding sequence ATGTCCCACCAATCCGAATTGATTGCCGAGAATATCGAGCAATATCTGCACGAACATGAGAACAAGGACCTGCTGCGGTTCATTACCTGCGGCAGTGTCGATGACGGTAAGTCGACGCTGATCGGGCGTCTGCTGCATGATTCAAAGATGATCTTTGATGATCAGCTGGCGGCGATCACCAAGGCCTCGAAGACCCAGGGTACCACCGGTGAAGAGGTGGATCTCGCGTTGCTGGTCGATGGTCTGCAGTCGGAGCGTGAGCAGGGCATCACTATCGATGTGGCTTACCGCTTCTTCTCGACGGACAAGCGCAAGTTCATCATTGCCGACACGCCTGGGCACGAGCAGTACACGCGCAATATGGCCACCGGGGCGTCCACTGCCAGCCTGGCGGTGATCCTGATTGATGCCCGCTATGGTGTGCAGACCCAGACTCGTCGCCATAGCTTCATCGCCGACCTGCTGGGTATCCAGCACCTGGTGATCGCGATCAACAAGATGGATCTGGTGGATTACTCCGAGGCGCGCTTCAACGAGATCGTTGCCGAGTACCAGGCGTTTGCCGGCCAGCTTGCTGCTCGTGATATCCGCTTCGTGCCGCTGTCTGCGCTCAAGGGCGACAATGTCGTCAACCGTGGTGATAACCTCGGTTGGTATGAGGGCCCGGCGCTGCTGGAGCAGCTCGAGACCGTCGAGATCAGCCATGATCAGAACCTGAGTGATCTGCGTCTGCCGGTGCAGTACGTCAACCGCCCCAATCTTGATTTTCGTGGCTACGCGGGAACGCTGGAGGCCGGTATTCTGCGCCCCGGTCAGGCGGTCAAGATCTTGCCTTCCAACAAGACCAGTCGGGTCGAGCGCATTGTTACCTACGACGGAGACATGGAAAGCGCCTACCCCGGTCAGGCAATCACGGTCACTCTCGAGGATGAGATCGATATCTCGCGCGGGGATTGGTTGGTCGCGGCGAATGCCCAGGTCGCACTGTCCAACGCCTTTGATGCCGACATCGTATGGATGCATGAAGCACCGTTGCAGCCAGGGCGTCAGTACGATATTCGCATGGCCGGACGATCTGTCTCGGGAAATGTCGAGGCCATCCTCCATCAGGTGGATGTCAATACGCTCGAGCGTCATGATGCCGAAGCACTGGAGCTCAATGCCATCGCCCGTTGTCGTGTAGCGCTGACAGCAGAAGTGCCGGTTGATGAGTACTCACGGATTCCGGGAACCGGTAGCTTCATCATCATTGACCGACTGACCAACGTTACTGTGGGCGCGGGCATGATTCGCAATGCTGCCAACAGTGATGACCAGACGACGGAGTCGATCGACTGGGAAGGTTTTGAAGTCGAACTCAATGCACTGGTACGCAAGTACTTCCCTCATTGGGAAGCCCGCGATGTGCGTGAGCTTCTCAAGCGTTGA
- a CDS encoding Rho-binding antiterminator encodes MIACHLYDNIEIACLYRFPVKLLMRDGGRRKGEAVGMEYNQHRQECLSLKTHHGQRLVALKDISRLEVLVDNPHFMALDFE; translated from the coding sequence ATGATTGCATGCCACCTCTACGATAATATCGAAATTGCTTGCCTATACAGGTTCCCCGTCAAGCTGCTGATGCGTGATGGTGGAAGGCGCAAGGGTGAAGCGGTGGGCATGGAATACAACCAGCATCGCCAGGAGTGCCTGTCGCTCAAGACCCATCATGGTCAGCGGCTGGTGGCGCTGAAAGATATCTCGCGCCTGGAAGTTCTGGTGGACAACCCGCATTTCATGGCGCTGGATTTTGAGTGA
- the cmoB gene encoding tRNA 5-methoxyuridine(34)/uridine 5-oxyacetic acid(34) synthase CmoB — translation MSLPLHQRDIYQAFIEQSFRHQGMATWLACLPEQLARGLDRQRYGDLPGWEKAVAKLPELPEDRVVHLDADHVSVDAELDASRQRQCHNLLKALMPWRKGPYRLAGTTIDTEWHSDWKWQRVAPHLSSLEGRRVLDVGGGNGYHAWRMSGAGADFVLVIDPSPRFYWQFQAVRHFVGEADGLRTHFLPVGIEDVPENLAFFDTVFSMGVLYHRPSPLEHLAQLYAALRPGGELVLETLVVEGDETTVLLPGERYAAMPNVYFLPSSRALAGWLERAGFSNVRVVDEADTSLAEQRSTEWMTFQSLADFLDPDDPSRTREGYPAPRRAVLIADRPR, via the coding sequence GTGAGCTTGCCGTTACACCAACGCGATATCTACCAGGCATTCATCGAACAGTCCTTCCGCCACCAGGGCATGGCAACCTGGCTGGCATGCCTACCCGAACAGCTCGCTCGTGGGCTAGACCGTCAGCGCTACGGCGACCTGCCTGGCTGGGAGAAAGCCGTGGCCAAGCTCCCCGAGTTGCCGGAGGATCGTGTCGTGCATCTTGATGCCGACCATGTCAGCGTCGATGCCGAACTGGATGCCAGTCGCCAGCGCCAGTGCCACAACCTGCTGAAGGCACTGATGCCGTGGCGCAAGGGCCCCTATCGCCTGGCCGGCACCACTATCGACACCGAGTGGCACTCGGACTGGAAATGGCAGCGAGTGGCTCCTCACCTCTCATCGCTGGAGGGACGACGGGTGCTGGATGTCGGCGGCGGCAATGGCTACCACGCCTGGCGCATGAGCGGTGCGGGCGCGGACTTCGTACTGGTGATTGACCCCTCGCCGCGCTTCTACTGGCAGTTTCAAGCGGTGCGTCACTTCGTCGGTGAGGCTGATGGCCTGCGCACTCATTTCCTGCCTGTCGGCATCGAGGACGTTCCGGAAAACCTCGCCTTCTTCGATACGGTGTTCTCGATGGGGGTGCTCTACCATCGCCCCTCACCATTGGAGCACCTTGCACAACTGTATGCGGCGCTGCGCCCCGGCGGAGAGCTGGTACTGGAAACGCTGGTGGTAGAGGGCGACGAAACGACCGTGCTGCTGCCTGGCGAGCGCTACGCCGCCATGCCCAATGTCTATTTCCTGCCCTCTTCGCGAGCACTGGCAGGCTGGCTGGAGCGTGCTGGCTTCAGCAATGTACGCGTGGTCGATGAAGCAGACACCAGCCTGGCAGAACAGCGCAGCACCGAGTGGATGACCTTCCAGTCGCTGGCCGACTTCCTCGATCCCGACGATCCCAGCCGGACCCGTGAAGGCTACCCCGCCCCCAGACGCGCGGTATTGATCGCCGACCGCCCACGCTGA
- the cmoA gene encoding carboxy-S-adenosyl-L-methionine synthase CmoA, which yields MSDASYRDAIFSTPLDKVARFSFDEQVVACFPDMIRRSVPGYGQILGMLGLIAQRHLRHGAHVYDLGCSLGAVGLALAGQLPKDAFSLTGVDLSPAMVKRAQETFASECPEHALEVIEADIRHLDYRPSGMIVLNFTLQFLAPEDRDGVLRRLYDALEPGGVLVLSEKIKAGDEQDNAWLVERYHDFKRANGYSDMEISQKRTALENVLVPDTLDAHHQRLQRTGFSRSLTWFQYLNFSSMLAFKDPDSRE from the coding sequence ATGAGTGATGCATCTTACCGTGACGCCATCTTTTCCACACCTCTCGACAAGGTGGCGCGCTTTTCGTTCGATGAACAGGTAGTTGCCTGCTTCCCGGACATGATCCGACGTTCCGTACCCGGTTACGGTCAGATACTCGGTATGCTGGGCCTGATCGCCCAGCGTCACTTGCGCCACGGCGCCCATGTCTATGACCTTGGTTGCTCACTGGGCGCCGTGGGCCTGGCGCTGGCTGGTCAACTGCCGAAGGACGCCTTCAGCCTGACCGGCGTTGATCTGTCTCCCGCCATGGTCAAGCGTGCTCAGGAAACCTTCGCCAGCGAATGTCCCGAACACGCTCTCGAAGTGATCGAAGCCGATATCCGTCACCTCGACTACCGCCCATCGGGCATGATTGTGCTCAATTTCACCCTGCAGTTTCTGGCACCCGAGGACCGTGACGGCGTGCTTCGGCGCCTCTACGATGCACTCGAACCCGGTGGCGTGCTGGTGCTGTCGGAGAAGATCAAGGCGGGTGATGAGCAGGACAATGCCTGGCTGGTGGAGCGCTACCACGACTTCAAGCGTGCCAACGGCTACAGCGATATGGAAATCAGCCAGAAGCGCACGGCGCTGGAAAACGTGCTGGTGCCGGACACTCTCGACGCCCACCACCAGCGTCTGCAGCGTACCGGCTTCTCGCGTTCCCTGACCTGGTTCCAGTACCTGAATTTCAGCTCGATGCTGGCCTTCAAGGACCCCGATAGCCGGGAATAG
- the pgi gene encoding glucose-6-phosphate isomerase — MAKIDQTPAWQALVAHAQQIGKQHLRDMFHSGEDRYRQFSREAAGLRLDLSKQRWQSDTLELLLELAEQAGVPEAIQRLLSGERVNISEDRPALHTALRLPADASLVVDGEDLVPAVHATLSHMDQMVERLHAGQWRGATGKSICDVVNLGVGGSDLGPLMVTHALSDFRPEVTHPVEVHFASTMDGSQLADYLARFNPETTLFVLSSKSFTTIDTLSNANTARDWLVNRLVGAGHQEGVDAELVMHQHFIGVSASPEKMNEWGIAEDHQLEFWEWVGGRYSLWGGIGLPIALVIGMQGFRRLLAGAHSMDHHFQTASMQDNLPVMLALAGIWNNNFLDIRAHSILPYDGRLEYFAAYLEQLEMESNGKSVTNDGDSVDYSTCPVLWGQLGPNAQHAFYQLLHQGTQAVECDFIAPLVRYDDVPDPATREHLMSQHRLTLANCFAQSRVLMLGDDAIADDGPRPEHKRYRGNQPSTTLLLERLTPETLGALIALYEHKVFVQATIWGINPFDQWGVELGKKIANETRDIIEGRQGLDDMDASTRGLIEATWRAGGE, encoded by the coding sequence ATGGCAAAGATTGATCAGACGCCTGCCTGGCAGGCGCTGGTGGCTCACGCTCAGCAGATCGGTAAGCAGCATCTGCGTGACATGTTCCACAGTGGAGAGGACCGCTATCGCCAGTTCAGCCGCGAAGCGGCGGGCTTGCGCCTGGATCTTTCCAAGCAGCGTTGGCAGAGCGATACCCTTGAATTATTGCTGGAGCTGGCCGAGCAGGCCGGTGTTCCTGAGGCCATTCAGCGGCTACTGAGCGGCGAACGCGTCAATATCAGCGAAGACCGTCCCGCATTGCACACGGCCTTGCGCCTGCCGGCTGATGCTAGCCTGGTGGTTGATGGCGAGGACCTGGTGCCTGCCGTACACGCGACTCTGAGCCATATGGATCAGATGGTGGAGCGGTTGCATGCTGGCCAGTGGCGTGGTGCTACCGGTAAATCGATCTGCGATGTGGTCAATCTCGGTGTCGGCGGTTCTGACCTCGGCCCGCTGATGGTGACCCATGCATTGTCGGACTTCCGGCCCGAAGTGACTCATCCGGTGGAGGTGCACTTCGCCTCGACCATGGATGGCTCTCAACTGGCCGACTATCTGGCGCGCTTCAATCCTGAGACGACGTTGTTTGTGCTGTCGTCCAAATCCTTTACCACCATCGATACCCTGTCCAATGCCAATACGGCACGTGACTGGCTGGTCAACCGGCTGGTCGGTGCGGGTCATCAGGAAGGCGTGGATGCCGAATTGGTCATGCACCAGCATTTCATCGGCGTCTCGGCCAGCCCCGAGAAGATGAATGAGTGGGGGATCGCAGAGGACCATCAGCTGGAGTTCTGGGAGTGGGTGGGAGGACGCTACTCGCTATGGGGTGGCATTGGACTGCCCATTGCATTGGTGATCGGCATGCAGGGCTTCCGTCGTCTGCTGGCGGGTGCGCACTCCATGGATCATCACTTCCAGACTGCATCGATGCAGGACAACCTGCCGGTAATGCTGGCGCTGGCGGGAATCTGGAACAATAACTTCCTCGACATTCGTGCCCACTCGATCCTGCCTTACGATGGTCGCCTTGAGTACTTTGCTGCCTATCTCGAACAGTTGGAGATGGAATCCAACGGCAAGTCGGTAACCAATGACGGCGACAGTGTCGACTATTCCACCTGTCCGGTGTTGTGGGGACAGTTGGGCCCCAATGCCCAGCATGCGTTCTATCAGTTATTGCACCAGGGCACCCAGGCCGTGGAGTGCGACTTCATCGCGCCACTGGTGCGTTATGATGATGTACCCGACCCTGCGACTCGTGAGCACCTCATGAGTCAGCACCGCTTGACGCTGGCCAACTGTTTCGCCCAATCCCGCGTACTGATGCTTGGCGACGATGCGATTGCCGATGATGGCCCGCGTCCCGAGCATAAGCGTTATCGTGGCAACCAGCCGTCGACTACGCTGCTGCTGGAGCGGCTGACGCCGGAGACGCTGGGCGCATTGATTGCTCTGTACGAGCACAAGGTATTTGTGCAGGCGACGATCTGGGGCATCAATCCCTTTGATCAGTGGGGCGTTGAACTGGGCAAGAAGATCGCCAACGAGACCCGTGACATTATTGAAGGGCGTCAGGGGCTCGATGATATGGATGCTTCGACCCGCGGTTTGATCGAGGCAACCTGGCGTGCCGGTGGAGAGTGA
- a CDS encoding YqiA/YcfP family alpha/beta fold hydrolase: protein MLDQTPAPRKASGVLYLHGFNSAGASPKARLVKQACEHLGLDCSIPDLSALASVALETAQSCLEQLGPQPIVMGSSMGGFLATVLAQRNDLRAVLINPAVRPVYLVESLLGQRFVNEYTGERFSIEPRHRDQVAEVTPEHIDAWRYLLLVVTQDETLDSAQTVAAYRGARMLIHPGGEHGFAALADYLPAMFAHAGYQLEAGKIGRVV, encoded by the coding sequence ATGCTGGACCAGACACCTGCGCCGCGGAAAGCCAGCGGCGTGCTATACCTGCATGGCTTCAACAGTGCTGGAGCGTCGCCCAAGGCGCGGTTGGTGAAGCAGGCATGTGAGCATCTCGGCCTCGACTGTTCAATACCGGATCTATCAGCATTGGCGAGTGTCGCGCTGGAAACAGCACAGAGTTGTCTTGAACAGCTCGGCCCACAGCCGATAGTGATGGGAAGCTCCATGGGTGGGTTTCTCGCCACGGTGTTGGCGCAGCGCAACGATCTGAGGGCCGTGCTGATCAATCCAGCGGTGCGACCGGTTTATCTGGTTGAGTCGTTGCTGGGCCAGCGCTTCGTTAATGAGTACACCGGCGAGCGCTTCAGCATCGAGCCGCGGCATCGCGATCAGGTTGCCGAGGTGACGCCGGAGCATATCGATGCCTGGCGCTACCTGCTGTTGGTTGTGACTCAGGACGAAACGCTTGATAGTGCCCAGACCGTAGCGGCCTATCGCGGCGCACGGATGCTGATTCACCCCGGTGGCGAACACGGCTTCGCGGCACTGGCCGACTACCTACCGGCGATGTTTGCCCATGCAGGTTACCAGCTGGAAGCTGGGAAGATTGGTCGGGTGGTGTGA